In Triticum urartu cultivar G1812 chromosome 6, Tu2.1, whole genome shotgun sequence, the following proteins share a genomic window:
- the LOC125513998 gene encoding probable aquaporin TIP2-1, translating into MVKLAFGSCGDSFSATSVRAYVAEFIATLLFVFAGVGSAIAYGKLTDDGALDPAGLVAIAIAHAFALFVGVAIAANISGGHLNPAVTFGLAVGGHITILTGIFYWVAQLLGSTAACFLLKFVTHGKAIPTHGVAAGMNEFEGVVMEIVITFALVYTVYATAADPKKGSLGTIAPIAIGFIVGANILAAGPFSGGSMNPARSFGPAVAAGNFAGNWVYWVGPLIGGGLAGFVYGDVFIASYQPVADQDYA; encoded by the exons ATGGTGAAGCTCGCATTCGGGAGCTGCGGTGACTCCTTCAGCGCCACTTCCGTCAGGGCGTATGTGGCGGAGTTCATCGCCACCCTCCTCTTCGTGTTCGCCGGCGTTGGGTCCGCCATTGCCTACG GGAAACTCACCGACGATGGCGCCCTCGACCCGGCTGGCCTTGTGGCGATCGCGATCGCCCACGCCTTCGCCCTCTTCGTCGGTGTCGCGATCGCCGCCAACATCTCCGGCGGCCACCTCAACCCCGCCGTGACCTTCGGCCTTGCCGTCGGCGGCCACATCACCATCCTCACCGGGATCTTCTACTGGGTGGCCCAGCTGCTCGGCTCTACCGCCGCCTGCTTCCTCCTCAAATTCGTCACCCACGGAAAG GCCATCCCGACGCACGGTGTGGCGGCGGGCATGAACGAGTTCGAGGGCGTGGTGATGGAGATCGTCATCACCTTCGCGCTGGTGTACACGGTCTACGCCACGGCGGCGGACCCCAAGAAGGGGTCCCTCGGCACCATCGCGCCCATCGCGATCGGCTTCATCGTCGGCGCCAACATCCTCGCCGCCGGCCCCTTCAGCGGCGGCTCCATGAACCCCGCCCGCTCCTTCGGCCCGGCCGTCGCCGCCGGCAACTTCGCCGGCAACTGGGTCTACTGGGTCGGGCCGCTCATCGGAGGCGGCCTCGCCGGGTTCGTGTACGGCGACGTGTTCATCGCGTCCTACCAGCCAGTCGCCGACCAGGACTACGCGTAA